The DNA sequence CCCGCCGAACACCATATCCACCACTTCAAAAGTGAGGCTATTGAGCCACGTACAATAGCTATTATCATGAGATTCTGTAGAGGGGCTgtaattagatgcttgcgatcaacttgtagTATCTATATTTTtgtgggaggttgacgttgcggccacgtgatgtgacTTTGGCTGGAGTAGCAGATAGCTCATCTCCAGCTTGAACACCAGCGTGAGCAGCGCCagcgcgtttttgacgcttcTTACTTGGTGAGAGTACTCGTGAGGCTTTAcgcttgcgttgttgagcttgttggaTAGATtttttctggtgttgagcttcaactttgcgcgcgcgttcagctgctttctcagctcgctcaacGCCCCGAAAAGAAGTATAACGAATACTACTTCATCCTCTTCGTCTACTCGCCCTTCAACAACTACAACTACGAATACAGGGACGAGACCAGGTACTAACAAGGACCTAAAGAAAGATTCTACGGCGACgggaaagaagaagaggtaGATGGGAGGGAGATGGGAGATAAGAGAATGGAATGGGATGGAGTTGTGATTTGTCTGGCGGGAAAGTATGTGGGTTGGACGGTACGAAGGGGGATGGGATGTGGGTGAATAGATTAATGTGGTGGGAGGAAGGATGGAGATAATTTGTGAGAACTGGCGAGTTTGATGCATACACCATGACCGGCCAGTACATTCCACATCCCACACCCCACACTCCATATTCCATATTCCACACACTCCGAAGACATGAAGCCAAAATGCAAATATACACACATACATTTCTCTAATCCCGGGTATCAAAACCACCTCCCCCCCTCACAACCCCCCAATCCTCCCCAACACCCTCCTCGTCCCCTCAACAATCAACCCATGCTCCACCTCATGAATCCTCTCCTCCAACGCCTCCAACGCCTCCCCCTCCCTCAACTCAACCTCCTGTGTAACAACCGCGTCCCCAGCATCCACTTCCGCAATAACCTCATGAATCATAACCCCCGTCCTCTTCAACCCCTCCTCTTGCCCCGCCTTCCACGCCCTCTCAATCGCGCCCGCGCCCGCAAACTCTCCCGGTAACGCAGGGTGCAAGTTTATTATCTTGATGCCGGCGGCGGCGATGGGCGTGAGAAATGCGGGTGTGACGATGTGCATCCAGCCAGCGCAGACGATGAGGTCGGGTCGGGGTGTAGATTCGAGGATGATTTTGGCGAGGTCGGCGTCGTATTGTTGGCGTGCGAGGTCGATGTCGGACGGGTGTTGTTTTTTATAGGGCACGAGGTTGTGGTAGGTTGTTGGTATTGAGGCTTTGGCTGCGCGCTCGAGTCCGTAGGCGGCTTTGCGACTGGGCGGTTGGTGTTAGTGCTGGCTGGCTTGTGGGGATGTGGTTTGGGGTGGGTCGTACTTTGATATCACATGCGTTATGCGTGTGTTTGGCAGCGCGCCGGATGCGCATGCGTCGATGAGGGCTTGGAGGTTGGAGCCGTTGCCTGAGATGAGCACTGCGATGTTGAATTGGCGGTTTGCCATTGTGGGGTCTTTGTGTTGTAAAATCTGGTTTGCGAACTTGGTAGAGGATCGTACCAGCTTCGCTTTTACGATACCAGGTGCCTCTAATTGTAAGTTTATAAGGTAATGTAAATGTCTTATTCTGGCGGATATCACAGAAAATGCAGTTGATATCTTTGCGCAGATGTCGATCAAAAGTTTATTTTGGTTTCCAAAATTTGGACGTGGGGTAGTTGCCCCGCGCGGAGTTAGCATGTAATCGCCGGGCTACATGACCAGGAGAATTACTACTGGGTCCAACTAATCTCACAGTGAGCATGCAGGCTATTGAGAATTGTTCAATTGGGTATACGACCTGACTATGAATACAATAGGCTCCACCGTCACTATAAATCACAAGACGACTGCAGTTACAATTCCCTCTTGAACCCACGGATGTCATGTCCAGAGTCAACCCTACGGCCTCCTCCTCTTCGTACCTCCCTCCAACTCCTCATCCATGTCCTCCCATTCATCATCCTCATCATCCTCCAACACTACAGCGCGCTTCCTCTTAGTCCTCGCACTGGGGACGGCAGCGTCATCAGCCGCCAAACTCAGCCGCTTCTCCAATCCCTCCAGACGCTCCTCAAACTCCTCTTGTTGACTATCGACAGCAGATTCCAACTTCTCGACCCTCTCGGCCGAATCCTCCATCTGGTCCAGCGCATCTGCGTTCTGACTGTAAATCCGGTGTTTGAGGGCCAGACGCCAAAAGTAGTATCGGCGATCGTTTTCGTTGCTCGACTTTGCTTTGCGCGTGATTCGCGACCGACTGCGATTGTTGGGCGGGATTGTGGACAAGAGATGCAGCTCGACCATTCTGTAGAACTGCCTGCTAACAATCTTGGTCTCTTTGCGCAGTTGTTCGAGATCGATTCCATTGCCGAGGATCTGGTCGCGCGGAATGGGCGAATCCTTTCGAAGCGACTCTGGCGGAATGTTCGAAGCGATGGATAGTTTCTGGAAGGCAAGTAGAGCGCGGAGATAGGTAATGTCGCCGTAGTCGCGCATGGCATCAAAGGCCTCACTGGGATCTTCCACTGGGATTTCGTAGATGAAGGGCTTCGTCGCCAGATCCTGGAAGACATGGTCGTACAAACGAGTTCCCAGCAATCTGCCTTGGTACGGTGGGAGGACGAGGAATTGCGAGATGCGCTCCCGTGATGGCGTCTGGAGGAGATCTAGCTTGTCGGTAAAGAGAAAGGTTTCGGGGTCCTGCGACAGACGTGGCGGGGTATACTTTTCACCATCGCCATCGACGCTAGCGGCTGGTGATGGTAGCTGCTTTGTGGCACGCGCAATCTCAAAGGTGGGGAATATCCAGGCGCGGTAGGATGTGGAGAAGCCAGCCAGTGTATACGGTGACACATTCTTTTGGGAGAGAGGCGTCATGTCGTACATCAGGTATAGCGACCAGCGGTCCAACGTCTCCTCGTCATCCAAGCCGTCAATGGTCGCGCCCTCGATGAACAATATGACCAGTAACCTCATGTTTATCCAAATACGCCTGGCCTCGGGGTCCGTCATAGAGGCCTTCCATATCTCGTACTGCTTTCCGTGGAGGCTGAAAGAGCTCTGGCGTTCACCAGGCGGCTTCCATTCTGCAGGAGCCGGTGCGGCAGCTTCGTTGATCGTCTCTGGGAGATATTCGCGAAACAGCTCGGGCGACAAGTCGATCTGGTTCAGGTCTGGGGAGATTTTCTTGAGGTCGAGTTGCTGGTCAAACGAGATCTTCAGCTGGGGCTTCATGTCGTTTGCGCGAAAGTCAAGCTGGATGCTGGGGTTCTTGTAGCCAGCAATCGTCTCATTCTCCTCGATGACCGTATACGTGTAGCTGGGATGAAAGGCGTCGAAGAGGCGTTCCGGTCCATTTTTGTTTGTCGAACGGTAGAGATTGATGTCGAAGCACTCGTTTGAATTGGTGACCCCTACAGGCGTTAACATACATGAGCAAAGTCATGCGGCCGTACATACAATCGTCCAGATTGAGCTCCATGGTCACGGTGAAGTAAATAGCGTGTTAGGAGCAGATACCTTGCGACGTCGTCTGCGATTGAAAGCAAAACGGAGTAGCAACTACGTCGCGGGTGAAGGAGTTAGCGCGCCGGGAGACGCGTCTAGCTCAGCCCTGCATGCGACCCGCCCCTGCAACACCCGTCACAGGCGAGACTTGATTCCAAGCCTCTAAAAGTTGCAGTGGATCGTCTCGAACACGACACAACGCCAACGAGGCAAGGCAACACCACACCTGCGCCTGCTCCACCCACGCTAGTCTAACCTTATTGCGACGGACCATTACAAGAGGCATGGCCAGTAGTGATTGAAGCGCTCACGTCATTCTTCTCCTTTTGCCTACCGGCGCATCTTTTTTTGCTCGCACAAACACAGTGACACACGACTACACACGACTGCACACGACTGCACACGACTGCACACGACTTCACCATGTGGGAAGGGTTGCTTATGCTGCTCGCTCTGAGCACCGTCATGGGCGTTGCGTATGTTTTCGACGTCGACGACATGTCTGGTAGTTGTAGATAGCTGACAAGCACAGTTCTTTCCTCGCTGGCAGCCTTCCACTCTCCTTTAACCTGTCGACTCGTCGACTACGCATTATCACACTCCTTGGAACCGGTGTGCTTGTCGGTACATCGCTGATCGTCATTATACCCGAAGGTATCGAGACAATGTATAGCGCAGGAGGCAAGGCGCATACGCACAGCGCACGGAGCGTTGCCCAGCCGTCTATGCCGTCGCTGGAAAGAGCACTGCCACTCGCGCCCAGGTTTCCGGCATGGAAAAGAGCAGATCAAGCGAAAAAGGCGTCGCTCATCGGTGGTACGAGCACCGCGGATCTAAGCAGCGATAAGACGGCAATTGACGCGCAACTGAGGAAGATGAAGGAAACGGCAGAAAAGGAGAAGCCAGTGGAAGATGGACACCCCCAAAAGGGCGGCGACGACGACTCGACCGAAGGCCACAAGGAGGGACATAGCCGTGTACACGCACCCGAGGACGACGAAGCAGCCCACAAGCACATGGAGGCCGGCCACGAAGATGGACCCAGCCCACACGCATACATTGGCGTTGCGTTGATCCTAGGATACATACTCATGTTCCTGGTTGAACACCTGCCAGAAGCCCTGGCGTCTAACCAACCAAAATACCAACCAATGCACATCTCCCTCTCGAACCTAGCACGAGGGCCGCACAATTCCTCGTCCCTCAGTCTCAACGGAATGGGCGTGCAAAGTGCGGCGGTAACTCCTCTAGCTACACCAGGTCTACCCCCTCCGCCTACCAAGAAAACGCCAGCAGCCACCATTGGCCTCGTAGTCCACGCCTGCGCTGATGGCATTGCTCTGGGCGCTTCATCAACCGCCGAATCTACATCTCTCTCCCTAGTCATCTTCTTCGCAATCATGCTTCACAAGGCCCCTGCAGCGTTTGGCCTCACCTCCGTCCTCCTCAAACAAGGTCTCTCGAAACGCAAAGCCCGAACTCATCTTGCCTTCTTCAGCTTAGCAGCTCCAGCTGGCGCGATAGCAACCTGGGCCATTGTCCACATGTTCGGCCGCAACCATCTCGGCGGCGATGAGGGCTTGACCTGGGCAACAGGCTGGGTCTTGTGTTTTTCTGGTGGAACCTTTTTGTAAGTCTTTTCCTCGCCCCTCCCCCAACCCTTTGATATCCTGCTAACGTTGACAGATACGTCGCTATGCACTCCATGTCTGAGGCTACATCGCAGCACGGGAACGAGGACCCTACTACAAACGGATACATGGACGCTTATCCAGGTGGCAATAGTTTGTCCAAGGGCGACATTGGCATCGTCATGCTGGGCATGCTGCTCCCGCTCGTGACACAGATAGGTCATGCGCATTCGCACGGCCATTAGATGTATTGGGCTTCAACATGCATATGTTGGTGTTGGCGTTGGAAATGGGTACTTTAACTTAGTTTCATACCAGCGCAGGGGCCTTTTGATAGATTTGTTTGCTTTAGACTAGTTTGCCCATGTTCTGGAATGATACCAATCTTGTCTATACATATACACTACATCACTTCATATAGTATATATCACGTCATACCACTAAACCTCCTCTATTCCACTTTATACCACTAACATATCTTCAACGTGTATCACTCCTCACATCTCACTTTTCAACCAAAGCACCAGTCATATAAGAATCAGTCATGTATCATCAGCTCGTCACGAGCTTGTTCATCATATCATTTCGCTAACTCAAAGTCCGTAATCATTGTGAATCCGATATAGTCCACCTAAAGACCCATGCCATGATAGACTCCAAATTCACACTTTTGCGGATATACCCATACCTCGGATGCTAACATGTTAGGCTCTAGTCTATATCTATCACGCTAAATGGTAGATGTCGATAGCCAGAGTCTTCGTACAAGCCACAGCGCAGTGCCGTGACGCAACTCAAGTCGAGCGCGACTAAGCAGCAGCCGCTACCTAAGCAGCGGGAGTAGCAGCAGCTGGAGTCTCAGCAGCCGTGTCCGCAGCCTTCTCCGGAGTCTCGGTGGCGGCAGCGGCCTCAGTGGGAGCAGCCTCACCCTCGGCAGCACCCTCGGGAGCGTCGTCCT is a window from the Pyrenophora tritici-repentis strain M4 chromosome 7, whole genome shotgun sequence genome containing:
- a CDS encoding putative histone acetyltransferase type b catalytic subunit protein, which translates into the protein MELNLDDWVTNSNECFDINLYRSTNKNGPERLFDAFHPSYTYTVIEENETIAGYKNPSIQLDFRANDMKPQLKISFDQQLDLKKISPDLNQIDLSPELFREYLPETINEAAAPAPAEWKPPGERQSSFSLHGKQYEIWKASMTDPEARRIWINMRLLVILFIEGATIDGLDDEETLDRWSLYLMYDMTPLSQKNVSPYTLAGFSTSYRAWIFPTFEIARATKQLPSPAASVDGDGEKYTPPRLSQDPETFLFTDKLDLLQTPSRERISQFLVLPPYQGRLLGTRLYDHVFQDLATKPFIYEIPVEDPSEAFDAMRDYGDITYLRALLAFQKLSIASNIPPESLRKDSPIPRDQILGNGIDLEQLRKETKIVSRQFYRMVELHLLSTIPPNNRSRSRITRKAKSSNENDRRYYFWRLALKHRIYSQNADALDQMEDSAERVEKLESAVDSQQEEFEERLEGLEKRLSLAADDAAVPKAPGIVKAKLVRSSTKFANQILQHKDPTMANRQFNIAVLISGNGSNLQALIDACASGALPNTRITHVISNRKAAYGLERAAKASIPTTYHNLVPYKKQHPSDIDLARQQYDADLAKIILESTPRPDLIVCAGWMHIVTPAFLTPIAAAGIKIINLHPALPGEFAGAGAIERAWKAGQEEGLKRTGVMIHEVIAEVDAGDAVVTQEVELREGEALEALEERIHEVEHGLIVEGTRRVLGRIGGL
- a CDS encoding divalent heavy-metal cations transporter, with product MGVASFLAGSLPLSFNLSTRRLRIITLLGTGVLVGTSLIVIIPEGIETMYSAGGKAHTHSARSVAQPSMPSLERALPLAPRFPAWKRADQAKKASLIGGTSTADLSSDKTAIDAQLRKMKETAEKEKPVEDGHPQKGGDDDSTEGHKEGHSRVHAPEDDEAAHKHMEAGHEDGPSPHAYIGVALILGYILMFLVEHLPEALASNQPKYQPMHISLSNLARGPHNSSSLSLNGMGVQSAAVTPLATPGLPPPPTKKTPAATIGLVVHACADGIALGASSTAESTSLSLVIFFAIMLHKAPAAFGLTSVLLKQGLSKRKARTHLAFFSLAAPAGAIATWAIVHMFGRNHLGGDEGLTWATGWVLCFSGGTFLYVAMHSMSEATSQHGNEDPTTNGYMDAYPGGNSLSKGDIGIVMLGMLLPLVTQIGHAHSHGH